One window of the Bradyrhizobium sp. NP1 genome contains the following:
- a CDS encoding response regulator — MLNRALIAIVDDDQLYRESMRKLVALMGYTVEAFPSAADFLASRFLSETTCLIADVHMPGMTGVELHRYLVDAGYAIPTILVTAYPDEVVRDQALKDGVVCYLSKPVEDDYLERCLRSALQPGSPIEDNS; from the coding sequence ATGTTGAACCGAGCACTGATAGCCATCGTCGACGATGATCAGCTCTATCGTGAGTCAATGCGAAAGCTCGTAGCGTTAATGGGCTACACCGTCGAGGCGTTTCCGTCAGCAGCCGATTTCCTGGCGTCACGCTTTTTGTCGGAAACCACCTGCTTGATCGCCGACGTTCACATGCCCGGAATGACCGGTGTCGAACTGCACAGGTATTTGGTCGATGCAGGGTACGCGATTCCGACGATCCTCGTTACCGCCTACCCCGATGAGGTCGTCAGGGATCAGGCTCTAAAGGACGGGGTTGTTTGCTACCTCAGCAAGCCAGTGGAGGACGACTATCTTGAGCGATGCCTGCGTTCGGCTCTGCAGCCGGGTTCGCCGATCGAAGACAATTCATGA
- a CDS encoding DUF1003 domain-containing protein: MEEKVEDQDDMEQAEHDLLADLRRARRSLRLQGMDQPPAVARLTLGQRIADAVATVMGSWSFIIVQSAILFVWITANLIGAMRGWDPYPFILLNLALSFQAAYAAPVIMMSQNRQQDIDRKAAENDYRINVKAELEIELLHEKIDQLREREVLKLTEAVRTLTELLEQSTSGARESDAEGGRPS; the protein is encoded by the coding sequence GTGGAAGAGAAGGTGGAAGACCAGGACGACATGGAACAGGCCGAGCACGACCTGCTCGCCGACCTACGGCGAGCGCGCCGCTCGCTTCGGCTTCAGGGCATGGATCAGCCCCCGGCGGTCGCGCGCCTAACGCTGGGGCAACGGATAGCGGACGCGGTTGCCACCGTCATGGGATCGTGGAGCTTCATCATCGTCCAGAGCGCGATCCTGTTCGTCTGGATAACCGCCAACCTGATCGGCGCGATGAGAGGGTGGGACCCCTACCCGTTCATTCTTCTCAATCTCGCGCTTTCGTTCCAGGCGGCCTACGCTGCGCCGGTCATTATGATGAGCCAGAACCGGCAGCAGGACATCGATCGCAAGGCCGCGGAGAACGACTACCGGATCAACGTGAAGGCGGAGCTCGAGATAGAGTTGCTGCATGAGAAGATCGACCAACTGCGCGAGCGCGAAGTCCTGAAGCTAACGGAGGCCGTCAGGACGCTCACCGAGCTGCTGGAGCAATCGACGTCGGGTGCACGCGAGTCCGATGCGGAAGGCGGACGGCCGTCATAA
- a CDS encoding cupin domain-containing protein: protein MSVQQPVLTPPHGGETVTSSGGSSVEMKVESSQSGGEYGAVMWTVRAGEEPPLHTHSREDELLYVVQGKLIARVGDARVEVGPGAYAALPRGVPHTIEVVGDQATLLLSFVPGGLERFLVPRKGEQPDPAAFGLTFP from the coding sequence ATGTCAGTCCAGCAGCCGGTTCTCACGCCGCCCCACGGCGGCGAGACGGTCACCTCGAGCGGAGGCTCGAGCGTCGAGATGAAAGTGGAGAGCAGCCAGTCCGGAGGCGAATATGGCGCTGTCATGTGGACGGTGCGGGCCGGGGAGGAGCCGCCGCTGCATACCCACTCGCGCGAGGACGAGCTGCTCTACGTGGTACAGGGGAAGCTAATCGCGCGGGTCGGCGATGCCCGTGTCGAGGTGGGGCCGGGCGCCTACGCGGCTCTCCCCCGCGGTGTGCCGCATACGATCGAGGTGGTCGGCGACCAGGCGACCCTGCTGCTCAGCTTCGTGCCGGGTGGGCTGGAGCGCTTCTTGGTCCCACGGAAAGGCGAGCAGCCCGATCCGGCCGCTTTCGGCCTGACGTTCCCCTAG
- a CDS encoding response regulator produces the protein MGEANPSVTVIDDDPEFRDSVARLLRTVGLPARQFSSVPDFLKADPPDGPTCLVLDVRMPGRSGLELQRDLVAANRQVPIIFITAHADVPMTVQAMKGGAIEFLTKPFRDQDLLDAIQAGLARDRARRESDSALAALKERFDMLSSREREVMLGVVAGRLNKQIANDIGISESTVKVHRVNLMRKMKARSVPELSRMADLLNIRPQQPQNP, from the coding sequence ATGGGTGAGGCAAATCCCAGTGTCACGGTTATCGATGACGATCCCGAGTTTCGCGACTCGGTCGCGCGGCTGTTACGGACAGTCGGCTTACCTGCCCGACAATTTTCGTCTGTTCCCGATTTTCTCAAGGCCGATCCGCCGGACGGTCCCACTTGCCTGGTGCTCGACGTGAGAATGCCGGGGCGAAGCGGTCTTGAGCTTCAGCGCGACCTTGTCGCCGCAAACAGGCAAGTGCCGATCATCTTCATCACAGCGCACGCCGACGTGCCGATGACCGTGCAAGCGATGAAGGGCGGCGCGATAGAGTTCCTTACAAAGCCATTCCGTGATCAGGATCTGCTTGACGCCATCCAGGCCGGCCTCGCTCGCGATCGTGCCCGTCGAGAGAGTGATAGCGCGTTGGCCGCGCTCAAGGAGCGTTTCGACATGCTCAGCTCCCGCGAGCGTGAAGTCATGCTTGGTGTCGTGGCCGGTCGCCTGAACAAACAGATTGCCAACGATATCGGCATCTCCGAATCCACGGTGAAGGTGCATCGCGTGAACCTGATGCGGAAGATGAAGGCACGTTCGGTTCCCGAGCTCAGCCGGATGGCGGACCTTCTCAATATAAGACCACAGCAGCCGCAGAACCCCTGA